gtttattctgaaataatggGCTCTGTGTACGGGAGGATCTCATCTGACATGTGCAACGTTCGCTCTTTTCAGCTGGATCCTGCTGCCAGTCAGCTGAACTCCAACGATGCCTTTGTCCTGAAAACTCCCTCTGCTGCTTACCTGTGGGTGGGCCAAGGAGCCAGCGATGCTGAGAAATCAGGAGCACAAGAGCTGCTGAAGACATTGGGAGCTCGCCCAGTGCAGGTTTCTGAGGGCAGAGAGCCAGGTGAGGGAGGCCCAGCAGAGCCCGAGATCATTTCTGTGTAGCTGCACGCTCGCAGTCATTACTTAATGGATATTCTCGTCTCTCAGAACAAGGGAACGCGGACATAGGCACAGAGGGGCTTCTCCAAAGCGTCTTCATTATGTTTAACAGTGCACTCATGGTTGTGGGTCTTTGGGACTTTCTGACATAGAAGAGCGCTTCAAGCCCTACCCAAACCATACTGCCGCTGTAGTTTCCGTGAACAGTCGAGGCATCAGTaccactttctctttttcagataatttctgGGCAGCTTTGGGTGGAAAAGCTCCTTACCGTACCTCTCCCCGGCTGAAGGACAAGAAGATGGATGCTCACCCCCCTCGTCTTTTTGCATGCTCCAACAAGAGCGGACGCTTCACTGTGAGTATCTGAGAGTCAATTAACTCGACATCCAGCTGATGaagctcagccccagcctgctctgAGCCAACCACCAGGCTGGTACACCTCATCTTCCTTTGCGGTGCTGCCCCCAGAAGGAAAGCATCAGCACCCTTTttctgcagagacagcagctCCTTCTAGCGCGCTGTTGTGTCAGCACAGCAACTTGCTGAAGCGTCAGGCTGGTCCCGCCCTGATGAAGAGCATTCACATTCCTCAAACTTTAACTTGTGAATCTTTCAAGTGAAAAGAGGCAGCGTGGCAAGCCTTGGCACGAGTGAAAGACAGTTTCTCTAGGTAGAGAGAGGCCGATTTTGTGTTCTGTGGTCAAAGAACCCGTCTGTGACAGCCTGAGTCGCGTGGCCAAATAGCATGCCAGGGTCTAAATGCATCTCACCGATAGGTGAAACTAGAACCTCTGTGAGCTGGATTTCTCCTGTAGAGGTAAAATGGTGCTTCAAGTACATGCTCCTCTTTTAACCTTATGTTTTCCAGATTGAAGAAGTTCCTGGAGAGCTGACTCAGGATGACCTCGCCACAGATGACGTTATGCTCCTCGACACGTGGGATCAGGTACGTCCCATCTACCTAGTGCAGAGGGACGCGAGGCATCGGCACAAATTGGCGCTAGATGGAGACCCAAATTACAATAGCTGGAAGAGTTGGTGTATTGAAGGGTCCTTTCATCCTCAGGCCTGAGAACAAATCACCTCAGTGGTGATGCTGAAGAGAACTTAGACCCGAATTTGAGAGGTGTCCTGCCGGTTCTTTGGCGAGCTTAAGGGCTGAAGGAGATGGGCTGTTGTGTATTGCATGCGCCCCCAGTCTGTAAAGTCCCTGGCGGCAGCGCCCTTGTCCTGGCTGGGGAGGACTGCGAGCCAGGGTTAGAATCCAGCCGTTTCAGATACTGACAcactttctgttatttttccatAACAGACCGTGCATAATTCAGCCAAAAGGCAACTTGGAGATTAATTTCGTATGTTTTACGTAAAAATGTTCAAACATCTGCTGGTTCTTCCCGATATTAAGCTAATGTATGATTTGTTCATGTATCTAGAATTTATGTAGATAAAACACAGTCAAAAAGCTTCTCGTTACAGCTTTAGTCACGTAGGTCAACAATCCAGGCACAGCAACACAAGCCTGTTCCTCTTGTGTGTCATACGCCGGTCACTGAGACCATCTGAATTACCCTTTCTTTCATAAAGAGATCGATTGTTGCTGAAATAATTCAtatgggtttttatttttatctttaggTCTTTGTATGGATTGGGAAAGATGCCcaagaagaagagaagactgaggctTTGAAATCTGGTAACGTCACATTTTCCTCTGAACTAACTTTCTTAAACTTTCCCAGTCTCTGATGATAAGGCGGGCACTTTAATGTACCAAGAACATGCCTTAGTCACAGCATAAAATTCCATGTTGCAATCAGTCGGAGATCACAGCTCTCAAGAAAAGGGGGATCCCAAAGATCAGCATCAAGCAGTGCCGTGTTCGGCCGCCCTGTGCTCGGCCCCCAATGCTGAAACAGCCCCCTCGTGTGGGTAAGCGGGGGCAGGCTGCCCCTCAAGGAGAGCGCCTCTACCACCCTAATGGCGGTTTCCTCCAAACGAGTGCCAGGCTTCTCGCCACGGAGTGAAAACTTctgtggggtgtttttgttgtgtAAATGAAAAACCTGAACTGGTCTCTCTAGCATGCATTTAGCTACAACTAAgccatttcagctgtttctctgtGAGATTTGTGCTCTAAgagctttccttctgcttctctgcctgcagctaAACGGTACATTGAGACTGATCCGGCCAGCCGAGATAAGAGGACTCCAGTCACAGTCGTCAAGCAAGGCTTTGAGCCGCCAACCTTTTCCGGCTGGTTCCTGGGCTGGGACGACGACTACTGGTCTGTTGATCCCCTACAGAGAGCGATGGCAGATGTGGATGTCTAAgtaacatgttttttctttttttaaatggagcaAGTTTAGTGCCTTCAATGCCTTCAAAAGCTACTTCCTCCTGCAGGACGCATGTTAACAAGGCAGTGATGTTAATAGCCAATTAGCTGTGCAATAATTACCGAAAACAATCATGACCAGACATTGACCCTACTCCTTGCTTTGATTATATTTAATACAATAAAAGCTTGTATGGAATATGTGGAGAATAGGAATGGTGGAGTTTGTTACTAAGAGGAAAACATTAAACAGAACCTGCAGATCCCACGTGAAACAAATACACCTTCGAAAACTAAAGCGTCTTTGTGCCGTCTTTTGCAAACGCACTTTGTGCTAAATGGTTGCAGAAATGATTTGGggattgttttgcttttcccttgccAAAATTATTAGCATGTAGGACCCTGATATATTAAGTGTGTTCTACTTTTTCAGAAAGTCACTCCTTAGcaaacagcacatttttttttattcagactgAGAGCAAAAAGCACGCTCCTGGTGTCAGCAAGGCTTCCCGGGGCGCCCATCTATGGCAGCAACGGCGGCCATTACAGGTTCACTCCTCTTCCCCAAGGGTGAGCCTCAAGCTGCGCAGTTACTGTTTCCCACTTGAGGCGTGTGAGCACAGTAATGCTAATTATTACATCCTTGTTAACTGTGTTTctgcaccccaccccccccagcaaAAAGTCAAGCTCAGCTTCTATTAACGGAAGTTAATGTAATAACTAGTGTAGAGTTAATAACTGCAGATGGGTAGATCGCTTTTATCAttcagaggggagaaaaagagttCAGAGCAAACAGGCAGAAGGGAAGAGCGCCAGCTGGCTCCCGCCCTTACAGCGCTTGGGTGTCTTTTCCTAATGGCGACAAAGGAACCGCCTATGGAGGCACAGTTAGTCCTTGTTCTTACTAAGGCACCTCTCAGTAAGAGCTGATCATAGCGGGAGGGTGATAAAAAAACAGGTTTGGAACTTTACGCTGCCAGTGCGAGAAGGGCGCTTGTGGCGTTGATCTTGGCTGTTCACATCCACCGGTTCAAGGCCAGATGCCAGGCCCCGTGAGGGGGGCAGCCTAAGGAGCTCCCCCCGCTGCGCAGTCTCTAATTCTTCTCTTTTAACCTGTAATTACATCTGCTGAACAGGTACAAAACGCGAATACGGTTTAACAGACTTGCAGCTCAAGACTACATGAACTGAAGATTACAGGCTTTTGGTATTAAGTGTAAGCCCTTTGTGTCACAAACACTACAGCTCTGCTCAGGAGCAGCATCAGCAGGTAAATCACCAATTTGTTACAACATACATAAACAGTACAGCATCCTCTGTTAAACATCACCCCCCCACCAGTTACAGAGATCTTACTTCCTAGAGAAGCAGGTTTTAGACCTGGATACAATGCAGGCATCAGtactttggctttttaaaatcatttttaaGGGAGACAGGTAAAGGCAAACCCAACCACTTTTCAGGGCTTTAAAGCCGCACCAACCTATAGAGCATGCCACGGAACAGCCCCTCAGAGGCTGCGAGCACGCTGTATCCCTAACTAGGGCATGGCCACGCGTGGCAGAACAGAGGTGCAAAGTTCCCCTTCAGCAACGTCACCTGACGACTGCTGCTCGTGAATGGGGGGCTTCTCTAGGGCACGTGAGCCTGATTTTCAGACACACCAGTATCgtattctcactcctctttcAACTTCCATTTCCCTTCCTTGTGCAAGCGAGAGAACCCAGCCGCATGCTGGCAGTCAGGCGACTTCACCACATAAGCTGCGCCCCGAGGGTTTGCAGTCAGGGCTGTTCCACCCTCCCTGCAGTGCTACAGCCCCGTTTGTTAAAAGGAACACTTCTCTTTCCAAATGCTGGCTCATCCCATCTTCACCACACCTGGGTTTATGTACTATTTGAAAAGGGTGGGGTCATAGATTAAGGGCATCCCATCCAGGATAGCACGGATACGTGCTTATTTAAGATCCCTGCTTGTACTCATTGGGAGAGGTTTTCAATTACAAATAATTTCGATCGTCCATATTTACAGACATTACATAGCTTTGTAACACAAGAGAACAAAAGAGGTTCCTCAGCAAACCCACTTTGTTAACACTGCCATAAGCTACAATACACAGGGAATTCAGCATTGCAAACATTCACTGTAGcaaaacccccccccccccccccaaactcTCCCCTCCCGCTCTTCCTATTGATTTTTTCCTATGATGCCCTGCAGTATGTTTATGGGCAACGGGAAGACGATGGTGGAGTTCTTTTCTGCAGCAATGGTGGTCAAGGTCTGCAAATAACgaagctggagagcagcaggggaCTCCGCAATAACCGTGGATGCCTCTTTCAGGGCCCTGGAAGCATTCATTTCCCCCTCGGCTGCAATCACCTGGGGAAGCAAAATGAAGAAGTTGAGTCTGTTCTGGCACAGGAGCGCACTAGAGACCTGTAGGCTGCTCATCACTTCCAGCGAGCGAGCGACCTCCTCCCTTACCAGGTTCTCGCACCAGTTCCGCCTGTTCCCTCACCCAGATAAGCcgctcctgctgcccccagggcCCCGCCTGCCCGTTCCCCCCGTCAGGGTGCCGGACCACAAAAGCTGGCACCATGGCATGGAAGTGCCAAGGGGGCATTTGTTTcgttcttagaaaaaaaaacaaaacaaaacaaaacttatttTGTGCCTCTTTCAGGCTTCTTTCAGCACTGCCTCTCAAAACCAGAGGGCACTCCCCATACAtacctgaaaatgctttttacttGAAGcggtatttttttgtttctactaGGGCTTGACAGGGGAATGGCATGTTTCTTACTGGGGAAGCACCTTTTtattccctctttctttttaattatgagTTCATTAGAGACAGATTTATGGTCTTGCATTTCTTTACAAGCAGGGCCCTTCCGCACTGGGACAATATACGTATTTTCTGACTATCTGCAAAGGACGGCGGGCTGGAGGATGGCACTGTTAACAGGGGAGCTATCGCTGAGGCAATTCACACGCGTGTCAGCACAGGCAAGTGTGCAGAGTTCTATTGCAAAGGCACAATATTCTTTTGAATGGCAGAATAAGTAATAATAATTCCAAAGTAATTAAGCATCAAAAAAATACGTATAAGTTAATACTTGGAGCACTAACGTAAGCTTAGAGATCTTTTCCTAGGCATGCCAACAGCTTCACATTCAATAATTGCTAGCCCCAATATCTAGTGAAATTCAGTTTAGCATCGATTTCCCaggaaaataaaccccaaattttttaattagaacCTAAAGACAGGTTAAAGTTAATGAAACTCCTCAATAATATATGACCGATTTTCGTATCTGCCATATGTGCATAGGAATCGCTGCCATGTGCGGGTGTGAGATGAATGTCATAAGATCAGATGTATTTTTCATGGCATGAGATGAACTCCAGTAAGCCTCCCTTTGCCAGGACAAATTTTTAGTATTTAGAATGCAAATTCCATTCTTCTAGGGGTGGGCAGCTCAACAGACCACTGACACCTACCCGAAACCCTCACCTAGCAGCTTAGTGTacaaaaaaaggtgttttggaCAGCtagaatttttgtttgtttgttttaaaaatggacTCTATAGTCGCACCTATGGAGGCCAAAATAAGTTTTCAAGCCAGGACTGACAAACCACCAGAGGAGACAGACTGTGGGGCACACAATGCTAAGGGAGGATGCTCACTTGCCTAGGCCTGGAAAAGGGACAGCTCTAACTGCCTCTGAGGATTTTTACTCCAAACTTTAATATTTAGTATCACCTTCTCCCACCTCAGAAGGGAAGTTGTCATGACCAAAGCAATCACCGGTCCACATAAAACAGCTCTAATACTGAGTTTGGTCACCCTTATTTCTTGTATGAAGTAACAAACGGAAAACAAAGGGCTTGCCTAAAACCAGGACTAGTCAGGAAAAAGATGGAAGTAAGTTTGGCTCCTAATTCACTGCAGGCTCCAGCTAATAACCTCAAGATTGTGATTTACGATTTGTTCTTGGAGTGtggtaataaaaaaattgagattctgcatttctgcaggaaGTCTCACCTGTGTGATCCAAGCTGAAATAGAGCAAACACCCAGAGACAGATCCACAAAACCCTGCCCTGCACCCTGATTTGCTACAACACGATCTGGCtgagaatctccatcctctacaTCACCACATTAAATTATtcatcaagggaaaaaaagcacccaAACAATTCCAAAACCACGCATTGATGTCGTTACCTTAGCTCTTGCCTCCCGGGCAgcctctgcttctgcagccatTGCTCTCTGCAGTTGGACGGGTAATTTCACGTCCTTAATCTCCACACGCTCCACCTTAATGCCCCAATCATCTGTCGCCTCATCAAGTGCGGCCTATACAAGGCAGGACAATTAAGTTAAGCCTTCTACCTGGCTGCAAACAAACGTCCCAGTTTGAAGAATGACCAATAAACCAAATGAATTATCTTACAATTCTTGGACTTTAAAGACTTCAATATTTAAGTTCTGATTTGATAGTTATAGAACCATCACTGTTGtaaactaacaaaaaaacccctggaGCTTTATTAATATAGGGAAGGAATTCTGAGGCATAATTTCCTTCAACAGCAGGGTACTGAGGCGATGATCCAGGGAAGCGCTCCTCTCCTGCATCCCCCATCCCGCTTGCTGGCCCCGCAGGCCCATTATTGCTTTAGTCACGCATTTTTATTATACAGAACAGCATCCCAATAGCTCTTGATAGGGTTTTGCTGAAAGCTTCAAATCACAACTTGGCTTATCACTTACAAGGCAGAATAAATCCTGACCTCTAAGTTACCCACGGGATTGCTGCTTAACTGATTGATGGATTGCTCAGGCAAAGCTGCTCCTACCTGCATGCTGTGCGCAATTTCTTCACGATCAGAGAGAATCTGAGAAAGGTTTTTGGTCCCCAGAACATTCCTCAAAGTAGTCTGGGCTAGAAGGCGGGTGGCTGAGTCAGCATTCGTGATATTTGCTACTGCAAGGGTGGCGTTCTGAACTCTGTAATAAACCACTCCGTCTACATTAACTGTCACAGAGTCCTTGGTCAAGATCTAAAAAGCAACGGGGAAAGCATATAATGCAGCATGTATTTACAGAATATAATGATAATTACCTATTTGTTTAACTAGACAAACTCCTAGTTTTTCTCAGGTAAAGCAACCGACCTGAAAACAAAAGGTCTTTATGCATATGCTACACGTGAACACATCTGTGCAGCGATGTGCAAGCCCTCCAGTACAGCTCTGCAAAGCTAAGACTAAATATGGGATTAGAACACTTCTCATTGAAAAATACATTCCATTAGCTTTGCCATGATGTTATTTCTAACTCACTT
The Phalacrocorax aristotelis chromosome 17, bGulAri2.1, whole genome shotgun sequence genome window above contains:
- the STOM gene encoding stomatin, with amino-acid sequence MADHEAGVPPKGRRMHDDSDTGLGVCGWILVITSLFFTVITFPVSIWMCIKIIKEYERAIIFRLGRILKGGAKGPGLFFVLPCTDSFIKVDMRTISFDIPPQEILTKDSVTVNVDGVVYYRVQNATLAVANITNADSATRLLAQTTLRNVLGTKNLSQILSDREEIAHSMQAALDEATDDWGIKVERVEIKDVKLPVQLQRAMAAEAEAAREARAKVIAAEGEMNASRALKEASTVIAESPAALQLRYLQTLTTIAAEKNSTIVFPLPINILQGIIGKNQ